The Microcebus murinus isolate Inina chromosome 4, M.murinus_Inina_mat1.0, whole genome shotgun sequence genome has a segment encoding these proteins:
- the GMIP gene encoding GEM-interacting protein isoform X4 yields the protein MSYTPFPQLLRAGRGTVTSFGAWTTLKSHWGTYLPDTRDATEVMSRTIPQTAPVSPAALSRTDWVEGGILTPLPPRTLEMLAGDPVLPGDPEPNKAPPAAVNSEASCWSSPCPEGPAPLTGEELDLRLIRTKGGVDAALEYAKTWTRYAKELLAWTEKRANYELEFAKSTMKIAEAGKVSIHQQAQSHMPLQYIYTLFLEHDLNLGALAMETVAQQKRDYYQPLAAKRTEIEKWRKEFKEQWVKEQKRMNEAVQALRRAQLQYVQRSEDLRARSQGSPEDPAPQASPGPSKQQERRRRSREEAQAKAHEAEALYQACVREANARQQDLETAKQRIVSHVRKLVLQGDEVLRRVTLGLFQLRRAQAERGPRAFAALAECCEPFEPGQRYQEFVRAVQPEPPPPPPPAFSFQEFIPSAHSSPLDTRKKLSGPPPPRLDESSAEPGTWEDSGTSWQGPTPGSDVDSVGGGSESRSMDSPTSSPGPDTRRLVKVSSIGTESSDDFEERDPDLGDGLENGLGSPLKKWTLSSAAQTHRLRRLRGPAKCRECEAFMVSGIECEECFLTCHKRCLETLLILCGHKRLPARTPLFGVDFLQVPRDFPEEVPFVVTRCTAEIEHRALGVQGIYRVSGSRVRVERLCQAFENGRALVELSGNSPHDVSSVLKRFLQELTDPVIPFHLYDAFISLAKTLHADPGDNPGTPSPSPEVIRSLKTLLVQLPDSNYNTLRHLVAHLFRVAAQFEENKMSANNLGIVFGPTLLRSPDGPWAAGSIPVTCLLDSGHQAQLVEFLIVHYEQIFGMDELPLATEPPPRDSSPQLLLPHLGPEPQPPALALDPDPDPKPQIALEKHAEATPPEIPTPQGDQREEEAEDTKDGEGEAFSQGPEDLLLGTQSRGHFSRQPVKYPRGGMRPVTHQLSSLALVAFKLCEETPVTSVPRGSLRGRGPGPAATSREGSPLRRAPLPKHFEITQETARLLSKLDSEAVPKATCFPEPQPEEAEDHL from the exons ATGTCTTacactcccttcccccagctcctgaGGGCAGGAAGAGGTACAGTGACATCTTTCGGAGCCTGGACAACCTTGAAATCTCACTGGGGAACGT ACCTCCCAGATACAAGAGATGCCACAGAGGTGATGTCCAGGACCATTCCCCAAACTGCCCCAGTGTCCCCAGCAGCCCTCAGCAGGACAGACTGGGTGGAGGGTGGCATCCTGACACCCTTACCCCCCAGGACCCTTGAGATGCTGGCTGGAGACCCTGTACTCCCAGGAGACCCAGAGCCTAACAAGGCCCCCCCAGCTGCTGTG AACAGTGAAGCCAGCTGTTGGAGCAGCCCCTGCCCAGAGGGTCCTGCACCCCTCACAG GGGAGGAACTGGACTTGCGGCTCATTCGGACCAAGGGAGGTGTCGATGCAGCCCTGGAATATGCCAAGACCTGGACCCGCTATGCCAAGGAGCTGCTGGCCTGGACAGAGAAGAGAGCCAACTATG AGCTGGAGTTTGCTAAAAGCACCATGAAGATCGCCGAAGCTGGCAAGGTGTCCATCCACCAGCAG gcccagaGCCACATGCCTCTGCAATACATCTATACCTTGTTTCTGGAGCACGACCTCAACCTGGGAGCCCTCGCCATGGAGACAGTGGCCCAGCAGAAAAGAGACTACTACCAG CCCCTGGCTGCCAAACGGACTGAGATTGAGAAGTGGCGGAAGGAGTTCAAGGAGCAGTGGGTGAAGGAGCAGAAGCGGATG AACGAGGCGGTGCAGGCACTGCGGCGGGCCCAGCTCCAGTACGTGCAGCGCAGTGAGGACCTACGGGCGCGTTCCCAGGGGTCCCCTGAGGATCCGGCCCCCCAGGCCTCACCTGGACCCAGCAAGCAGCAGGAGCGGCGAAGGCGCTCGCGAGAGGAGGCCCAGGCCAAG GCGCACGAGGCAGAGGCGCTGTACCAGGCCTGCGTCCGCGAGGCCAACGCACGGCAGCAGGACCTGGAGACCGCCAAGCAGCGGATCGTGTCCCACGTGCGCAAGCTGGTGTTGCAGGGGGACGAAGTGCTGAGACGC GTGACCCTGGGCCTGTTCCAGCTAAGGCGGGCGCAGGCAGAGCGTGGTCCCCGTGCCTTCGCCGCCCTGGCCGAGTGCTGTGAGCCCTTTGAGCCCGGCCAGCGCTACCAGGAGTTCGTGCGGGCGGTGCAGCCTgagcccccgccgcccccaccgCCCGCCTTCTCCTTCCAGGAGTTCATTCCCTCGGCACACAG CTCCCCTCTGGACACCAGAAAGAAACTCTCCGGGCCCCCACCTCCAAGGCTGGATGAGAGTTCAGCTGAGCCAGGCACTTGGGAGGACTCAGGCACCAGCTGGCAGG GCCCCACGCCAGGCAGTGATGTGGACAGCGTGGGCGGCGGCAGTGAGTCTCGATCCATGGACTCTCCCACTTCCAGCCCAG GCCCTGACACACGGCGGCTGGTGAAGGTTTCATCTATAGGCACCGAGTCCTCAGATGACTTTGAGGAGCGAGACCCTG ACCTGGGAGACGGGCTGGAGAATGGGCTGGGCAGCCCCTTGAAGAAGTGGACGCTGTCCAGCGCAGCTCAGACCCACCGGCTGCGGCGGCTGCGGGGCCCAGCCAAGTGCCGCGAGTGCGAAGCCTTCATGGTCAGCGGGATCGAGTGTGAGGAG TGCTTTCTGACCTGCCACAAGCGCTGCCTTGAGACTCTGCTGATCCTCTGTGGACACAAGCGGCTCCCTGCCCGGACACCCCTCTTTGGGGTCGACTTCCTGCAAGTGCCCAGGGACTTCCCAGAAGAGGTTCCCTTTGTGGTCACCAGGTGCACAGCCGAGATAGAACACCGCGCCCTGGGTGTGCAG GGCATTTACCGGGTCAGCGGCTCCCGGGTCCGGGTGGAGCGGCTGTGCCAGGCTTTTGAGAATGGCCGTGCATTGGTGGAGCTCTCAGGGAACTCGCCTCACGATGTCTCGAGTGTGCTCAAGCGATTTCTCCAGGAG CTCACCGACCCCGTGATCCCCTTCCACCTCTACGACGCCTTCATCTCTCTGGCTAAGACCCTGCATGCAGACCCTGGGGACAACCCCgggacccccagccccagccctgaggTTATCCGCTCGCTGAAGACCCTCTTGGTACAGCTGCCTGACTCTAACTACAACACCCTGCGCCACCTGGTGGCCCATCTGTTCAG GGTGGCTGCACAGTTTGAGGAAAACAAGATGTCTGCCAACAATTTGGGCATTGTGTTTGGGCCAACACTGCTGCGGTCACCAGATGGTCCATGGGCAGCTGGCAGCATCCCTGTCACCTGCCTGCTGGACTCCGGGCACCAGGCCCAGCTTGTGGAATTCCTCATCGTGCACTACGAGCAGATCTTCGGGATGGATGAGCTGCCCTTGGCCACTGAGCCCCCACCCCGAGACTCCAGCCCCCAGCTGCTACTGCCACACCTTGGCCCGgaaccccagcccccagccctagCCTtggaccctgacccagaccccaAGCCCCAGATTGCCCTGGAGAAGCATGCTGAGGCCACGCCCCCCGAG ATTCCAACTCCACAAGGTgaccagagagaggaagaggctgaAGACACCAAagatggggaaggggaag cgTTCAGCCAAGGCCCTGAGGACTTACTCCTGGGGACACAGTCTCGAGGCCACTTCAGCCGCCAGCCAGTGAAGTATCCCCGGGGGGGCATGCGGCCTGTCACCCACCAGCTGTCCAGCTTGGCCCTGGTGGCTTTCAAGCTGTGCGAAGAGACCCCAGTCACATCAGTGCCCAGAGGGAGTTTGCGGGGGCgggggcctggccctgctgccacCTCCCGTGAGGGCAGCCCCCTGCGCCGTGCCCCGCTGCCTAAGCATTTTGAGATCACCCAGGAGACAGCCCGGCTACTCTCCAAGCTGGACAGTGAGGCTGTGCCCAAGGCCACCTGCTTCCCGGAGCCCCAGCCCGAGGAAGCGGAGGACCATCTCTGA
- the GMIP gene encoding GEM-interacting protein isoform X1 — protein MSYTPFPQLLRAGRGTVTSFGAWTTLKSHWGTYLPDTRDATEVMSRTIPQTAPVSPAALSRTDWVEGGILTPLPPRTLEMLAGDPVLPGDPEPNKAPPAAVNSEASCWSSPCPEGPAPLTGEELDLRLIRTKGGVDAALEYAKTWTRYAKELLAWTEKRANYELEFAKSTMKIAEAGKVSIHQQAQSHMPLQYIYTLFLEHDLNLGALAMETVAQQKRDYYQPLAAKRTEIEKWRKEFKEQWVKEQKRMNEAVQALRRAQLQYVQRSEDLRARSQGSPEDPAPQASPGPSKQQERRRRSREEAQAKAHEAEALYQACVREANARQQDLETAKQRIVSHVRKLVLQGDEVLRRVTLGLFQLRRAQAERGPRAFAALAECCEPFEPGQRYQEFVRAVQPEPPPPPPPAFSFQEFIPSAHSSPLDTRKKLSGPPPPRLDESSAEPGTWEDSGTSWQGTPGPTPGSDVDSVGGGSESRSMDSPTSSPGPDTRRLVKVSSIGTESSDDFEERDPDLGDGLENGLGSPLKKWTLSSAAQTHRLRRLRGPAKCRECEAFMVSGIECEECFLTCHKRCLETLLILCGHKRLPARTPLFGVDFLQVPRDFPEEVPFVVTRCTAEIEHRALGVQGIYRVSGSRVRVERLCQAFENGRALVELSGNSPHDVSSVLKRFLQELTDPVIPFHLYDAFISLAKTLHADPGDNPGTPSPSPEVIRSLKTLLVQLPDSNYNTLRHLVAHLFRVAAQFEENKMSANNLGIVFGPTLLRSPDGPWAAGSIPVTCLLDSGHQAQLVEFLIVHYEQIFGMDELPLATEPPPRDSSPQLLLPHLGPEPQPPALALDPDPDPKPQIALEKHAEATPPEIPTPQGDQREEEAEDTKDGEGEAFSQGPEDLLLGTQSRGHFSRQPVKYPRGGMRPVTHQLSSLALVAFKLCEETPVTSVPRGSLRGRGPGPAATSREGSPLRRAPLPKHFEITQETARLLSKLDSEAVPKATCFPEPQPEEAEDHL, from the exons ATGTCTTacactcccttcccccagctcctgaGGGCAGGAAGAGGTACAGTGACATCTTTCGGAGCCTGGACAACCTTGAAATCTCACTGGGGAACGT ACCTCCCAGATACAAGAGATGCCACAGAGGTGATGTCCAGGACCATTCCCCAAACTGCCCCAGTGTCCCCAGCAGCCCTCAGCAGGACAGACTGGGTGGAGGGTGGCATCCTGACACCCTTACCCCCCAGGACCCTTGAGATGCTGGCTGGAGACCCTGTACTCCCAGGAGACCCAGAGCCTAACAAGGCCCCCCCAGCTGCTGTG AACAGTGAAGCCAGCTGTTGGAGCAGCCCCTGCCCAGAGGGTCCTGCACCCCTCACAG GGGAGGAACTGGACTTGCGGCTCATTCGGACCAAGGGAGGTGTCGATGCAGCCCTGGAATATGCCAAGACCTGGACCCGCTATGCCAAGGAGCTGCTGGCCTGGACAGAGAAGAGAGCCAACTATG AGCTGGAGTTTGCTAAAAGCACCATGAAGATCGCCGAAGCTGGCAAGGTGTCCATCCACCAGCAG gcccagaGCCACATGCCTCTGCAATACATCTATACCTTGTTTCTGGAGCACGACCTCAACCTGGGAGCCCTCGCCATGGAGACAGTGGCCCAGCAGAAAAGAGACTACTACCAG CCCCTGGCTGCCAAACGGACTGAGATTGAGAAGTGGCGGAAGGAGTTCAAGGAGCAGTGGGTGAAGGAGCAGAAGCGGATG AACGAGGCGGTGCAGGCACTGCGGCGGGCCCAGCTCCAGTACGTGCAGCGCAGTGAGGACCTACGGGCGCGTTCCCAGGGGTCCCCTGAGGATCCGGCCCCCCAGGCCTCACCTGGACCCAGCAAGCAGCAGGAGCGGCGAAGGCGCTCGCGAGAGGAGGCCCAGGCCAAG GCGCACGAGGCAGAGGCGCTGTACCAGGCCTGCGTCCGCGAGGCCAACGCACGGCAGCAGGACCTGGAGACCGCCAAGCAGCGGATCGTGTCCCACGTGCGCAAGCTGGTGTTGCAGGGGGACGAAGTGCTGAGACGC GTGACCCTGGGCCTGTTCCAGCTAAGGCGGGCGCAGGCAGAGCGTGGTCCCCGTGCCTTCGCCGCCCTGGCCGAGTGCTGTGAGCCCTTTGAGCCCGGCCAGCGCTACCAGGAGTTCGTGCGGGCGGTGCAGCCTgagcccccgccgcccccaccgCCCGCCTTCTCCTTCCAGGAGTTCATTCCCTCGGCACACAG CTCCCCTCTGGACACCAGAAAGAAACTCTCCGGGCCCCCACCTCCAAGGCTGGATGAGAGTTCAGCTGAGCCAGGCACTTGGGAGGACTCAGGCACCAGCTGGCAGG GGACTCCAGGCCCCACGCCAGGCAGTGATGTGGACAGCGTGGGCGGCGGCAGTGAGTCTCGATCCATGGACTCTCCCACTTCCAGCCCAG GCCCTGACACACGGCGGCTGGTGAAGGTTTCATCTATAGGCACCGAGTCCTCAGATGACTTTGAGGAGCGAGACCCTG ACCTGGGAGACGGGCTGGAGAATGGGCTGGGCAGCCCCTTGAAGAAGTGGACGCTGTCCAGCGCAGCTCAGACCCACCGGCTGCGGCGGCTGCGGGGCCCAGCCAAGTGCCGCGAGTGCGAAGCCTTCATGGTCAGCGGGATCGAGTGTGAGGAG TGCTTTCTGACCTGCCACAAGCGCTGCCTTGAGACTCTGCTGATCCTCTGTGGACACAAGCGGCTCCCTGCCCGGACACCCCTCTTTGGGGTCGACTTCCTGCAAGTGCCCAGGGACTTCCCAGAAGAGGTTCCCTTTGTGGTCACCAGGTGCACAGCCGAGATAGAACACCGCGCCCTGGGTGTGCAG GGCATTTACCGGGTCAGCGGCTCCCGGGTCCGGGTGGAGCGGCTGTGCCAGGCTTTTGAGAATGGCCGTGCATTGGTGGAGCTCTCAGGGAACTCGCCTCACGATGTCTCGAGTGTGCTCAAGCGATTTCTCCAGGAG CTCACCGACCCCGTGATCCCCTTCCACCTCTACGACGCCTTCATCTCTCTGGCTAAGACCCTGCATGCAGACCCTGGGGACAACCCCgggacccccagccccagccctgaggTTATCCGCTCGCTGAAGACCCTCTTGGTACAGCTGCCTGACTCTAACTACAACACCCTGCGCCACCTGGTGGCCCATCTGTTCAG GGTGGCTGCACAGTTTGAGGAAAACAAGATGTCTGCCAACAATTTGGGCATTGTGTTTGGGCCAACACTGCTGCGGTCACCAGATGGTCCATGGGCAGCTGGCAGCATCCCTGTCACCTGCCTGCTGGACTCCGGGCACCAGGCCCAGCTTGTGGAATTCCTCATCGTGCACTACGAGCAGATCTTCGGGATGGATGAGCTGCCCTTGGCCACTGAGCCCCCACCCCGAGACTCCAGCCCCCAGCTGCTACTGCCACACCTTGGCCCGgaaccccagcccccagccctagCCTtggaccctgacccagaccccaAGCCCCAGATTGCCCTGGAGAAGCATGCTGAGGCCACGCCCCCCGAG ATTCCAACTCCACAAGGTgaccagagagaggaagaggctgaAGACACCAAagatggggaaggggaag cgTTCAGCCAAGGCCCTGAGGACTTACTCCTGGGGACACAGTCTCGAGGCCACTTCAGCCGCCAGCCAGTGAAGTATCCCCGGGGGGGCATGCGGCCTGTCACCCACCAGCTGTCCAGCTTGGCCCTGGTGGCTTTCAAGCTGTGCGAAGAGACCCCAGTCACATCAGTGCCCAGAGGGAGTTTGCGGGGGCgggggcctggccctgctgccacCTCCCGTGAGGGCAGCCCCCTGCGCCGTGCCCCGCTGCCTAAGCATTTTGAGATCACCCAGGAGACAGCCCGGCTACTCTCCAAGCTGGACAGTGAGGCTGTGCCCAAGGCCACCTGCTTCCCGGAGCCCCAGCCCGAGGAAGCGGAGGACCATCTCTGA
- the GMIP gene encoding GEM-interacting protein isoform X2: protein MNSKVTWGPSNATSSLIKKTHLVPSKPHSSDLPDTRDATEVMSRTIPQTAPVSPAALSRTDWVEGGILTPLPPRTLEMLAGDPVLPGDPEPNKAPPAAVNSEASCWSSPCPEGPAPLTGEELDLRLIRTKGGVDAALEYAKTWTRYAKELLAWTEKRANYELEFAKSTMKIAEAGKVSIHQQAQSHMPLQYIYTLFLEHDLNLGALAMETVAQQKRDYYQPLAAKRTEIEKWRKEFKEQWVKEQKRMNEAVQALRRAQLQYVQRSEDLRARSQGSPEDPAPQASPGPSKQQERRRRSREEAQAKAHEAEALYQACVREANARQQDLETAKQRIVSHVRKLVLQGDEVLRRVTLGLFQLRRAQAERGPRAFAALAECCEPFEPGQRYQEFVRAVQPEPPPPPPPAFSFQEFIPSAHSSPLDTRKKLSGPPPPRLDESSAEPGTWEDSGTSWQGTPGPTPGSDVDSVGGGSESRSMDSPTSSPGPDTRRLVKVSSIGTESSDDFEERDPDLGDGLENGLGSPLKKWTLSSAAQTHRLRRLRGPAKCRECEAFMVSGIECEECFLTCHKRCLETLLILCGHKRLPARTPLFGVDFLQVPRDFPEEVPFVVTRCTAEIEHRALGVQGIYRVSGSRVRVERLCQAFENGRALVELSGNSPHDVSSVLKRFLQELTDPVIPFHLYDAFISLAKTLHADPGDNPGTPSPSPEVIRSLKTLLVQLPDSNYNTLRHLVAHLFRVAAQFEENKMSANNLGIVFGPTLLRSPDGPWAAGSIPVTCLLDSGHQAQLVEFLIVHYEQIFGMDELPLATEPPPRDSSPQLLLPHLGPEPQPPALALDPDPDPKPQIALEKHAEATPPEIPTPQGDQREEEAEDTKDGEGEAFSQGPEDLLLGTQSRGHFSRQPVKYPRGGMRPVTHQLSSLALVAFKLCEETPVTSVPRGSLRGRGPGPAATSREGSPLRRAPLPKHFEITQETARLLSKLDSEAVPKATCFPEPQPEEAEDHL from the exons ATGAACTCCAAAGTTACCTGGGGCCCTTCAAATGCTACCTCGAGTCTCATTAAAAAAACTCACCTGGTTCCCTCAAAACCCCATTCTTCAGACCTCCCAGATACAAGAGATGCCACAGAGGTGATGTCCAGGACCATTCCCCAAACTGCCCCAGTGTCCCCAGCAGCCCTCAGCAGGACAGACTGGGTGGAGGGTGGCATCCTGACACCCTTACCCCCCAGGACCCTTGAGATGCTGGCTGGAGACCCTGTACTCCCAGGAGACCCAGAGCCTAACAAGGCCCCCCCAGCTGCTGTG AACAGTGAAGCCAGCTGTTGGAGCAGCCCCTGCCCAGAGGGTCCTGCACCCCTCACAG GGGAGGAACTGGACTTGCGGCTCATTCGGACCAAGGGAGGTGTCGATGCAGCCCTGGAATATGCCAAGACCTGGACCCGCTATGCCAAGGAGCTGCTGGCCTGGACAGAGAAGAGAGCCAACTATG AGCTGGAGTTTGCTAAAAGCACCATGAAGATCGCCGAAGCTGGCAAGGTGTCCATCCACCAGCAG gcccagaGCCACATGCCTCTGCAATACATCTATACCTTGTTTCTGGAGCACGACCTCAACCTGGGAGCCCTCGCCATGGAGACAGTGGCCCAGCAGAAAAGAGACTACTACCAG CCCCTGGCTGCCAAACGGACTGAGATTGAGAAGTGGCGGAAGGAGTTCAAGGAGCAGTGGGTGAAGGAGCAGAAGCGGATG AACGAGGCGGTGCAGGCACTGCGGCGGGCCCAGCTCCAGTACGTGCAGCGCAGTGAGGACCTACGGGCGCGTTCCCAGGGGTCCCCTGAGGATCCGGCCCCCCAGGCCTCACCTGGACCCAGCAAGCAGCAGGAGCGGCGAAGGCGCTCGCGAGAGGAGGCCCAGGCCAAG GCGCACGAGGCAGAGGCGCTGTACCAGGCCTGCGTCCGCGAGGCCAACGCACGGCAGCAGGACCTGGAGACCGCCAAGCAGCGGATCGTGTCCCACGTGCGCAAGCTGGTGTTGCAGGGGGACGAAGTGCTGAGACGC GTGACCCTGGGCCTGTTCCAGCTAAGGCGGGCGCAGGCAGAGCGTGGTCCCCGTGCCTTCGCCGCCCTGGCCGAGTGCTGTGAGCCCTTTGAGCCCGGCCAGCGCTACCAGGAGTTCGTGCGGGCGGTGCAGCCTgagcccccgccgcccccaccgCCCGCCTTCTCCTTCCAGGAGTTCATTCCCTCGGCACACAG CTCCCCTCTGGACACCAGAAAGAAACTCTCCGGGCCCCCACCTCCAAGGCTGGATGAGAGTTCAGCTGAGCCAGGCACTTGGGAGGACTCAGGCACCAGCTGGCAGG GGACTCCAGGCCCCACGCCAGGCAGTGATGTGGACAGCGTGGGCGGCGGCAGTGAGTCTCGATCCATGGACTCTCCCACTTCCAGCCCAG GCCCTGACACACGGCGGCTGGTGAAGGTTTCATCTATAGGCACCGAGTCCTCAGATGACTTTGAGGAGCGAGACCCTG ACCTGGGAGACGGGCTGGAGAATGGGCTGGGCAGCCCCTTGAAGAAGTGGACGCTGTCCAGCGCAGCTCAGACCCACCGGCTGCGGCGGCTGCGGGGCCCAGCCAAGTGCCGCGAGTGCGAAGCCTTCATGGTCAGCGGGATCGAGTGTGAGGAG TGCTTTCTGACCTGCCACAAGCGCTGCCTTGAGACTCTGCTGATCCTCTGTGGACACAAGCGGCTCCCTGCCCGGACACCCCTCTTTGGGGTCGACTTCCTGCAAGTGCCCAGGGACTTCCCAGAAGAGGTTCCCTTTGTGGTCACCAGGTGCACAGCCGAGATAGAACACCGCGCCCTGGGTGTGCAG GGCATTTACCGGGTCAGCGGCTCCCGGGTCCGGGTGGAGCGGCTGTGCCAGGCTTTTGAGAATGGCCGTGCATTGGTGGAGCTCTCAGGGAACTCGCCTCACGATGTCTCGAGTGTGCTCAAGCGATTTCTCCAGGAG CTCACCGACCCCGTGATCCCCTTCCACCTCTACGACGCCTTCATCTCTCTGGCTAAGACCCTGCATGCAGACCCTGGGGACAACCCCgggacccccagccccagccctgaggTTATCCGCTCGCTGAAGACCCTCTTGGTACAGCTGCCTGACTCTAACTACAACACCCTGCGCCACCTGGTGGCCCATCTGTTCAG GGTGGCTGCACAGTTTGAGGAAAACAAGATGTCTGCCAACAATTTGGGCATTGTGTTTGGGCCAACACTGCTGCGGTCACCAGATGGTCCATGGGCAGCTGGCAGCATCCCTGTCACCTGCCTGCTGGACTCCGGGCACCAGGCCCAGCTTGTGGAATTCCTCATCGTGCACTACGAGCAGATCTTCGGGATGGATGAGCTGCCCTTGGCCACTGAGCCCCCACCCCGAGACTCCAGCCCCCAGCTGCTACTGCCACACCTTGGCCCGgaaccccagcccccagccctagCCTtggaccctgacccagaccccaAGCCCCAGATTGCCCTGGAGAAGCATGCTGAGGCCACGCCCCCCGAG ATTCCAACTCCACAAGGTgaccagagagaggaagaggctgaAGACACCAAagatggggaaggggaag cgTTCAGCCAAGGCCCTGAGGACTTACTCCTGGGGACACAGTCTCGAGGCCACTTCAGCCGCCAGCCAGTGAAGTATCCCCGGGGGGGCATGCGGCCTGTCACCCACCAGCTGTCCAGCTTGGCCCTGGTGGCTTTCAAGCTGTGCGAAGAGACCCCAGTCACATCAGTGCCCAGAGGGAGTTTGCGGGGGCgggggcctggccctgctgccacCTCCCGTGAGGGCAGCCCCCTGCGCCGTGCCCCGCTGCCTAAGCATTTTGAGATCACCCAGGAGACAGCCCGGCTACTCTCCAAGCTGGACAGTGAGGCTGTGCCCAAGGCCACCTGCTTCCCGGAGCCCCAGCCCGAGGAAGCGGAGGACCATCTCTGA